One window of the Deltaproteobacteria bacterium genome contains the following:
- a CDS encoding biotin/lipoyl-binding protein has product MTRIDTILIANRGEIARRIARTCRDMGIAVAAVYSDADEAAPFVREADVAVRIGPPPAAESYLRIDRIVDAARRVGADAVHPGYGFLAENAALARACAGAGIAVIGPRPEVIERLGSKREARRVAVAAGVPIVPGDDGDDGDDAALAQRARAVGLPVLLKPSAGGGGKGMRVVTRAVDLADAIAAARREARGAFGDDTLIVERYVDRPRHVEVQILGDEHGNVVHLGERECSIQRRHQKIVEEAPSPAVSPALRARMGDAALALARAVGYTNAGTVEFLLAPDGSFYFLEVNTRLQVEHPVTECVTGIDLVREQIRIARGEPLGFDQADVAIAGAAIECRLYAEDPDAGFLPASGRIVHWRAPAGAGVRVDSGVDDTSRAGPADVSIHYDPMLAKVIAHAETRREAAARLAMALRRFEVCGIPTNRELLLRVVDHPAFVDGALHTHFVDEHAADLAEPAAADEDRWSAAVAACLADVERRRAARHLLPALEPGFRNNPGDPQRVVYDARGGAVTVAYRNLGRRRFAVGRDAADGAVRVAAFAEDPVAAGAAAPLSIAIEDAGGVRRTWRVIADGARRYVLGGGRAIELVERPRFPDAAEAVPDGALVAPMPGAIVEVRVREGDRVAAGDTLVVLEAMKMEHRVVAAEAGVVARVLVAEGEQVDADTLLVVVEPAD; this is encoded by the coding sequence ATGACGCGCATCGACACGATTCTGATCGCCAACCGCGGAGAGATCGCGCGCCGGATCGCGCGGACGTGCCGCGACATGGGCATCGCGGTGGCCGCGGTGTACTCCGACGCGGACGAAGCGGCGCCGTTCGTCCGCGAAGCCGACGTCGCGGTCCGCATCGGCCCACCGCCGGCGGCCGAGTCGTACCTGCGGATCGACCGCATCGTGGACGCGGCGCGCCGGGTCGGGGCGGACGCGGTGCACCCGGGGTACGGTTTCCTCGCCGAGAATGCCGCGCTGGCGCGGGCGTGTGCCGGCGCCGGGATCGCGGTCATCGGACCGCGACCGGAGGTGATCGAACGCCTCGGCTCGAAGCGCGAGGCGCGCCGCGTGGCGGTCGCCGCGGGCGTGCCGATCGTGCCCGGCGACGACGGCGACGACGGCGACGACGCCGCGCTCGCGCAGCGCGCGCGCGCCGTCGGCCTGCCGGTGCTGCTCAAGCCGTCGGCGGGCGGCGGCGGCAAGGGCATGCGCGTGGTGACCCGCGCGGTGGACCTGGCGGACGCGATCGCGGCGGCGCGGCGGGAGGCGCGCGGCGCGTTCGGCGACGACACCTTGATCGTCGAGCGCTACGTCGACCGCCCGCGCCACGTCGAGGTCCAGATCCTCGGCGACGAGCACGGCAACGTGGTCCATCTCGGCGAGCGCGAGTGTTCGATCCAGCGCCGCCACCAGAAGATCGTCGAGGAGGCGCCGTCGCCGGCGGTGTCGCCCGCGCTGCGAGCCCGCATGGGCGACGCCGCGCTCGCGCTGGCGCGCGCGGTCGGCTACACGAACGCCGGCACGGTCGAGTTCTTGCTCGCGCCGGACGGCAGCTTCTACTTCCTCGAGGTCAACACGCGGTTGCAAGTGGAACATCCGGTCACGGAGTGCGTCACCGGGATCGACCTCGTGCGCGAGCAAATCCGCATCGCGCGCGGCGAGCCGCTCGGTTTCGACCAGGCGGACGTGGCGATCGCGGGCGCGGCGATCGAGTGCCGCCTGTACGCCGAGGATCCGGACGCGGGGTTTTTGCCGGCCAGCGGCCGCATCGTCCACTGGCGGGCACCGGCCGGCGCCGGCGTCCGCGTCGACAGCGGCGTCGACGACACGTCCCGGGCGGGGCCGGCGGACGTGTCGATTCACTACGACCCGATGTTGGCGAAGGTGATCGCGCACGCCGAGACGCGGCGCGAGGCGGCGGCGCGGCTGGCGATGGCGCTGCGCCGGTTCGAGGTGTGCGGCATTCCGACGAACCGCGAGTTGCTGCTGCGGGTGGTCGACCACCCCGCGTTCGTCGACGGTGCGTTGCACACGCATTTCGTCGACGAGCACGCGGCGGATCTGGCCGAGCCCGCGGCGGCGGACGAAGACCGCTGGTCCGCGGCAGTCGCCGCGTGTCTGGCCGACGTCGAGCGCCGCCGCGCCGCGCGCCACCTGCTGCCGGCCCTCGAACCGGGCTTTCGCAACAATCCCGGCGATCCGCAGCGCGTGGTCTACGATGCGCGCGGGGGCGCGGTCACCGTCGCCTATCGCAACCTGGGCCGGCGCCGGTTCGCCGTGGGCCGCGACGCGGCGGACGGGGCGGTGCGGGTGGCGGCGTTCGCCGAGGATCCGGTCGCGGCGGGCGCGGCCGCGCCGCTGTCGATCGCGATCGAAGACGCCGGCGGCGTGCGCCGCACGTGGCGCGTGATCGCCGACGGCGCGCGCCGGTACGTGCTCGGCGGCGGCCGCGCGATCGAGCTGGTCGAGCGGCCGCGGTTTCCCGACGCGGCCGAAGCGGTGCCCGACGGAGCGCTCGTCGCACCGATGCCGGGCGCGATCGTCGAGGTGCGCGTGCGCGAGGGCGATCGCGTGGCCGCCGGCGACACGCTCGTCGTGCTCGAGGCGATGAAGATGGAGCACCGCGTCGTCGCCGCCGAGGCGGGCGTCGTCGCGCGCGTGCTGGTCGCGGAGGGCGAGCAGGTGGACGCCGACACGTTGCTCGTCGTGGTCGAACCGGCGGATTAG